TGTCATTGCCACGGGAGTTACCACCTATATTCGTGATTTTGTGCGTTATTCTTTTGCTGAGATAGGTGTTGAATTGGCCTTTGAAGGGGAGAATGAAAATGAAACCGCTACAGTTATTGCTTGTACTAATCCAGATTATCAATTGGAATTAGGAAAAGTAGTGGTACGAGTTGATCCACAATACTACCGTCCTACCGAGGTTGATTTGTTGATTGGAGATCCAAGCAAATCTAAAAAATTGGGATGGGAACCTCAATATGACCTTGCCGGATTAGTGAAAGAGATGGTGGCTAGTGATTTGGAGATTTTAAAAAGAATACACTAATTTTTTTACTATTTTCTAGTATGCTATAGTTTGACGAAGACCTCTTTGCTTTAAAGACCAATTATACTATTTTGAATAGGAACTGGGTGTTGGGCGTTAGGTTTTAGGTGTTGGTTTTTGGGTACTGGGTTTGCGATACTGGATTGCTACACTTACATATTGTTATATAACTGATTGCAGTCAATTTAAAGCGAGTTAGGTTACGAAGTCAGGAGTCTTTACACTACGGGTAATAAATGTTAAACTATTTGTTAGTTGTCTGATGAGAAAGCTATTTTTTATGTAGTTGAACTAAAAACCAATTCAAAGCGTAATCGATTTTGCAGCTTGAATAATTTATGCAGAGTCTTTGAAACTAATGAGAAAAGACTCCTACACGAAAGTCGGCAGCTACACTACTATAAATTATTTCCAGTATATCAGAACAAATTTTTCTAAAGTGAATTAGCGTCTGAGACAAAAAATATCTATACTATTTTCGTTCTATGTGTTATAGTAAATGATACTAACAATAGCGGCTACTAAATTAGAATTATAGTCTGAATATGACTTAGCCGATTTACCAAAATAAATTCAAAATATAAAATGTGGCAATTGTTTAGAACGCCCATTCCTACTGTTTATAGACAAAGAGACTATTTCTTACTGTCGTTTTTTTAATATATAAAAGATGTCTGATAATAAGCGTATTGTAAAAAATTCTTTTTTTTTGTATGGGAGAATGTTGTTTTCCATATTGATAGCATTTTATTCTGTACGATTTGTTCTTAATAATTTAGGTATTGAAGATTATGGAATATATAATGTAATAGGTGGTGTTATTGCAATGTTATCTTTTTTCAATAGTGCGATGATATCTAGTACCCAAAGGCATCTGTCTTATGAAATGGGAAAAGGTTCCGAAAAAGATGTTAAAAAAATTTTTAATGCCAGTTTAAGAATCCATTTGGGTATTGCTTTATTGGTGGTACTAATAGGAGAAAGTTTGGGTCCCTTTATTATAAAAAATGTTTTAGAAATTCCAGCTAAAAGATTAGTCGCTTCTTTATGGGTTTATCAATGTGTTATTTTTATATTATTTTTTGATATACTAAGTTTACCTTTTCAGGCTATAACCATTGCAAAAGAGCATATGCAGGTTATTGCAGTTCGAGATATTTTTTCCAGTATAGGTAGGTTGTTAATTGCTGTTGTTTTGGGTTATGTATTTACCGACCGATTAATTTTATATGGATTATTACTGTTGTCGCTTAATTTTTTTGTGTGTTTTTCTTTTTATTGGTATTGCAGGAAACATTATCAGGATTGCCAAATATTGAAAGATAGATATGATATTTCCTTATACAAAGAATTGTTAGGGTTTGCTGGATGGACACTTTTTGGAGCATTAGCGGCAATGTCCAGAATTCAAGGAAATTCCCTTATTTTGAATGTTTTTTATGGGCCTAAAATGAATGCTGCTTTTGGTATTTCTAATCAAATATCAAGTCAAGCTCAATCAGTATCAAATGTTTTTTTACAAGCCTCAAATCCTCAAATAATTAAAAATTTCAGTTCAGGGGATAAAGAAAAAGCGTTTAAATTAGCTAATTTTATTTCTCGATTTTCTTTTTATGTTTTATTTTCTTTTTGCTTACCTATTCTGCTTAATATTGATTTTGTGCTTCAGTTTTGGCTTAAGAATGTTCCTGAATTTTCCGCAATTTTTTGTCAGCTAATGATTGTAAATTTTTTGATTGGAGTACTTTGTAATCCAATTATAACTTTAATCCAGGCTACAGGCAGGATTAGAAATTTTCAAATTATAAACAGTTTCGTTTTTCTATTAAATATTCCAATATCCTATATTTTATTAAAGTTAAATTTCCCTCCCTATACAATTGTCTATGGTCTTATTGTATCTACATTCATGGGTAATATTGTTAAATTATATTTTATACAGTTTTTAGATAATTTTTCAATTAAGAATTGGTTAAGAGAGGTTTTGTTTAGAGTTATTCTTGTTACTGTTTTTGCTGTTGTTTTATCCTTTTTATTCCTTTTGCTTTTTCCTGCTACTACCGGTTTTATTAATTTCTTATTTTCCAGTAGTATCTTTTTCTTTATTACTATTGTTATCATAGCTCTTTTTGGTATTAGAAGGGATGAAAAAATATTTATTATGAATTTTTTAAAAGCAAAAGTAAAGGCTAAAAAGATTTGATATCAGCGAATTAAATTTAGTAATTGTATCTATATTTAGGCTCCGGAATTTGTCTTAATACAGAATTTACTCTATTCTTTTCAGAAGAAAAACAGCAATTAATCATTACAAATAATAATAGAATTTTTATAATGCAAGATCTTAAAAAGAAAAATAGAATATTTTATTATGATGGATTTACCCAATTTGCTAATACAGGGGATTTATTGATTAATAAGACTTTATTGGATATAATTTCATCGAAAGGAATGATTGTGGTTAATGATGCAAAAATGCCTGTTTCATATAAAAATGAATTACTGTATGATGTTAGTAATGTTTTACTGGTTTCAGAGAACTTAACTAATTTGTCTTTTTCCAGAATGATTATAGATTCCCTTTTAAAAAATTTTATATTTAAGAAGACTGAAATCTATATTTTAGAAAATCCTGGGCATCATATCAGTAAATTAATAAAACCAGGAAAAAGTCATTACAAAGATTTTTTTAAAAAGTATGTTCAAAGTATGTTAGGGTGTA
This region of Flavobacterium lacustre genomic DNA includes:
- a CDS encoding lipopolysaccharide biosynthesis protein, whose amino-acid sequence is MSDNKRIVKNSFFLYGRMLFSILIAFYSVRFVLNNLGIEDYGIYNVIGGVIAMLSFFNSAMISSTQRHLSYEMGKGSEKDVKKIFNASLRIHLGIALLVVLIGESLGPFIIKNVLEIPAKRLVASLWVYQCVIFILFFDILSLPFQAITIAKEHMQVIAVRDIFSSIGRLLIAVVLGYVFTDRLILYGLLLLSLNFFVCFSFYWYCRKHYQDCQILKDRYDISLYKELLGFAGWTLFGALAAMSRIQGNSLILNVFYGPKMNAAFGISNQISSQAQSVSNVFLQASNPQIIKNFSSGDKEKAFKLANFISRFSFYVLFSFCLPILLNIDFVLQFWLKNVPEFSAIFCQLMIVNFLIGVLCNPIITLIQATGRIRNFQIINSFVFLLNIPISYILLKLNFPPYTIVYGLIVSTFMGNIVKLYFIQFLDNFSIKNWLREVLFRVILVTVFAVVLSFLFLLLFPATTGFINFLFSSSIFFFITIVIIALFGIRRDEKIFIMNFLKAKVKAKKI